From Fibrobacter sp. UWR2, the proteins below share one genomic window:
- a CDS encoding flavodoxin, with the protein MAAEKKILVVYYSRADENYSVGNISKGNTEIIAEMIAKKTGGTLLHVEPAKEYPKGYDDCINVAKKELAQDARPAIKPVNVNPEEFDEIYVGYPVWWGEMPMPMFTFFEKYNLKGKTIHPFVTHEGSGLSGVARLKKVTGANVTPGLAIYGHVAQNERDKAQKEVDKWVK; encoded by the coding sequence ATGGCAGCAGAAAAGAAAATCCTCGTCGTTTACTATTCCCGTGCTGACGAAAACTATTCCGTCGGGAACATTTCCAAGGGCAATACTGAAATCATTGCCGAGATGATTGCGAAAAAGACGGGCGGCACGCTCTTGCACGTGGAACCCGCGAAGGAATACCCCAAGGGCTACGACGACTGCATCAACGTGGCCAAGAAGGAACTTGCGCAGGACGCGCGTCCGGCAATCAAGCCGGTGAACGTGAACCCCGAAGAATTCGACGAAATTTACGTCGGCTACCCGGTGTGGTGGGGCGAGATGCCCATGCCCATGTTCACCTTCTTCGAAAAGTATAACCTGAAGGGCAAGACGATTCACCCGTTCGTGACCCACGAAGGCAGCGGCCTTTCGGGTGTTGCCCGCCTCAAGAAGGTGACCGGCGCGAATGTGACCCCCGGCCTTGCCATCTACGGACACGTGGCCCAGAACGAACGCGACAAGGCCCAGAAAGAAGTGGACAAGTGGGTGAAGTAA
- a CDS encoding GNAT family N-acetyltransferase — protein MNFLQQNCRFGFYTQGKAALCKSFKCGDNDLDDFFTKDAFLQSDELLCKNYCFSLVDDPAQLVAVFTLSNDSIKKIPGSRKRKIEKNIPREKIYSSYPAVMIGRLGISQKFQSKHLGSDVLSFIKAWFVDPLNKTGCRFLLVDSYNNERNLKFYQNNEFKFLFSTEEQEREFRCLGPDRPLNSRLMYFDLIELKRKQTSDSN, from the coding sequence ATGAACTTTCTCCAACAGAATTGCCGCTTTGGGTTCTACACTCAAGGCAAGGCCGCCCTATGCAAATCATTCAAGTGCGGGGACAACGACTTGGACGATTTCTTCACAAAAGACGCTTTTTTGCAGAGCGACGAATTGCTTTGCAAGAATTATTGTTTCTCCCTTGTTGATGACCCGGCACAACTGGTGGCGGTTTTCACTCTTTCCAATGACAGCATCAAGAAAATTCCCGGATCTCGCAAAAGAAAGATTGAGAAAAACATCCCCCGCGAAAAAATATACAGCAGTTATCCGGCAGTCATGATCGGTCGTCTCGGAATTAGCCAAAAATTCCAAAGCAAGCATTTGGGAAGCGACGTTCTCAGTTTTATAAAGGCCTGGTTCGTCGATCCGCTCAACAAGACCGGTTGCCGTTTTCTGCTGGTAGATTCCTACAATAACGAACGAAACCTCAAGTTCTACCAGAACAATGAGTTCAAGTTCCTGTTCAGCACCGAAGAACAGGAACGCGAATTTCGTTGCCTCGGTCCTGACAGGCCATTGAACAGCCGTCTGATGTATTTCGATTTAATTGAACTGAAAAGAAAGCAGACTAGCGATTCTAACTAA
- a CDS encoding carboxymuconolactone decarboxylase family protein — MAKNGKSGMPTINYFLASNCFGDYYTRKGLDLNTRELLTMAILVNLGTEPQLKAHIGANLKIRTAEYVEQAIYNCLPYCGYPRTLNALRLLKEAVAETASQQGPSASSGTLNAAGAVNAAVAKTMPGKDWSVFPVGKPNDAYAKYFMGKSYLDMISKEQVGVGNVTFEPACRNNWHIHHAKKGGGQILIATAGRGYYQEWGKPAVELKPGDVVNIPAGVKHWHGAAPDSWFQHLAIEVPGEGSRNEWLEPVSDEDYGKLK, encoded by the coding sequence ATGGCGAAGAACGGCAAGAGCGGTATGCCGACTATCAACTACTTCCTTGCGAGCAACTGCTTTGGCGATTACTACACCCGCAAGGGGCTCGACCTGAATACCCGCGAACTCTTGACGATGGCGATTCTCGTGAACCTGGGAACGGAGCCGCAGCTCAAGGCGCATATCGGCGCGAACCTGAAGATTCGCACGGCCGAATATGTGGAACAGGCGATTTACAACTGCCTGCCGTATTGCGGTTATCCGCGCACGCTGAATGCGTTGCGACTGCTTAAGGAAGCAGTGGCTGAGACGGCAAGCCAACAAGGCCCTTCGGCAAGCTCAGGGACCTTGAACGCGGCTGGTGCTGTAAACGCGGCGGTCGCAAAAACCATGCCGGGCAAGGACTGGAGTGTGTTCCCGGTGGGCAAGCCGAACGACGCCTACGCCAAGTATTTCATGGGCAAGAGCTATCTCGACATGATCAGCAAGGAACAGGTGGGTGTCGGGAACGTGACTTTTGAACCGGCATGCCGCAACAACTGGCATATCCATCATGCAAAGAAGGGCGGTGGCCAAATTCTCATCGCGACGGCGGGCCGCGGCTACTATCAGGAATGGGGCAAGCCGGCGGTGGAACTGAAGCCCGGCGACGTGGTGAACATTCCGGCTGGTGTCAAGCATTGGCACGGGGCGGCTCCGGATTCCTGGTTCCAACATTTGGCAATTGAAGTCCCTGGTGAAGGCAGTCGCAACGAATGGCTTGAGCCCGTGAGCGACGAAGACTACGGGAAGTTGAAATAA
- a CDS encoding flavodoxin: MASCLSRAELELVKPYSDDYNTVLKQAQNDQHKQARPALKKKPDAKKWADYETIIIGYPNWWASIPMPIATLLESYDFTGKRILPFCSHGGGRFGQSITAIAKLAPNAKIGEGLSVHYSGGSSLSKDVAKWLEKNGVKTK, from the coding sequence ATGGCTTCGTGCTTATCAAGGGCGGAACTTGAACTCGTGAAGCCCTATTCCGACGACTACAATACCGTCTTGAAGCAGGCGCAGAACGACCAGCACAAACAGGCGCGCCCTGCCCTCAAGAAAAAGCCCGACGCAAAGAAGTGGGCCGACTACGAAACGATTATCATCGGTTACCCCAACTGGTGGGCGAGTATCCCGATGCCTATTGCGACTTTGCTCGAAAGTTACGACTTTACGGGCAAGCGGATTCTGCCGTTCTGCTCCCACGGTGGCGGGCGCTTTGGCCAGAGCATCACCGCGATTGCGAAACTCGCGCCCAACGCAAAAATCGGCGAAGGCCTTTCGGTGCATTATTCCGGCGGTTCAAGCCTCTCGAAAGATGTGGCCAAGTGGCTCGAGAAAAACGGCGTGAAGACGAAATAA